In a genomic window of Colius striatus isolate bColStr4 chromosome 2, bColStr4.1.hap1, whole genome shotgun sequence:
- the SCCPDH gene encoding saccharopine dehydrogenase-like oxidoreductase isoform X1 yields MASGGPGTRERRYELVVFGASGFTGQFVVEEVARVATGGELHSGLRWAVAGRRREKLQAVLERAAERLGKPALGSEVGVLLCDVGDAASLAAMAKQTRLVLNCVGPYRFFGEPVVQACVENGANCIDISGEPQFLESMYLKYNKAAAEKGVYIIGSCGFDTIPADMGVLFTRDKLKGTLTAVESFLTVKSGPEGSCVHDGTWKSAVYGLADQDNLRKLRKQIGYAPVPVVGAKLKARGFVFYNQEFKQYSVRFLGSDASVVKRSQRYLHTELKEIPVQYGAYMNIGGLGSVIKLMFAGLLFLLLVKFSFTRKLLTKYPEFFSAGHFTKKGPTQKQMDGTSFTMTFFGEGYSEGQDPQHGKPNVKICTEVKGPEPGYVATPIAMVQAAVCLLEEAAALPKQGGVYSPGAAFSKTNLIDRLNKQGVEFSVISKPEV; encoded by the exons ATGGCGAGTGGAGGTCCCGGAACGCGGGAGCGGCGCTACGAGCTGGTGGTGTTCGGGGCCTCGGGCTTCACCGGGCAGTTCGTGGTGGAGGAGGTGGCGCGGGTGGCGACCGGCGGGGAATTGCACAGCGGCCTGCGCTGGGCCGTGGCCGGGCGGCGCCGGGAGaagctgcaggcagtgctggagcGGGCAGCCGAGCGGCTGG GGAAGCCGGCGCTCGGGTCGGAGGTCGGTGTGCTGCTCTGCGATGTGGGCGACGCGGCCTCGCTGGCCGCCATGGCGAAACAGACGCGGCTAGTGCTCAACTGTGTGGGCCCG TATAGGTTCTTTGGAGAGCCTGTGGTACAAGCTTGTGTTGAAAATGGTGCAAACTGCATTGACATCAGCGGAGAACCCCAG ttTCTGGAATCAATGTACCTGAAATacaacaaagcagctgctgaaaaGGGAGTATATATCATTGGAAGCTGTGGCTTTGACACTATACCAGCTGATATGGGAGTACTGTTCACCAGGGACAAGTTGAAAG gTACCTTAACTGCTGTCGAGAGTTTCCTGACTGTGAAGTCGGGGCCTGAG GGTTCTTGTGTACACGATGGGACCTGGAAGTCAGCAGTTTATGGCCTTGCAGATCAAGACAACCTGAGGAAGCTTCGGAAACAGATAGGATATGCTCCTGTTCCAGTAGTTGGTGCAAAACTTAAAGCAAG aggATTTGTGTTTTACAATCAGGAATTCAAGCAATACTCTGTTCGGTTCCTGGGGTCTGATGCTTCTGTTGTGAAACGGTCTCAGCGTTATTTGCACACAGAGCTGAAGGAAATACCT GTGCAGTATGGTGCTTACATGAACATCGGTGGTCTTGGCTCTGTTATCAAGCTGATGTTTGCTGGCcttctatttcttcttcttgtgaAATTCAGCTTTACAAGAAAACTTCTGACAAAA TACCcagaatttttctctgctggaCACTTCACAAAGAAAGGACCAACCCAGAAACAG ATGGATGGAACctcttttacaatgactttttTTGGTGAGGGTTACAGTGAGGGGCAAGATCCCCAGCATGGCAAACCAAATGTGAAGATCTGCACTGAAGTGAAAGGACcag agccTGGCTATGTAGCTACACCAATTGCAATGGTCCAAGCAGCTGTCTGTCTTTTGGAAgaggcagctgctctgcctaAACA GGGTGGTGTATATTCTCCAGGAGCTGCCTTCTCCAAAACAAATCTGATTGATCGCCTCAACAAACAAGGTGTTGAGTTCTCTGTTATTAGCAAGCCTGAAGTTTGA
- the SCCPDH gene encoding saccharopine dehydrogenase-like oxidoreductase isoform X2 encodes MAKQTRLVLNCVGPYRFFGEPVVQACVENGANCIDISGEPQFLESMYLKYNKAAAEKGVYIIGSCGFDTIPADMGVLFTRDKLKGTLTAVESFLTVKSGPEGSCVHDGTWKSAVYGLADQDNLRKLRKQIGYAPVPVVGAKLKARGFVFYNQEFKQYSVRFLGSDASVVKRSQRYLHTELKEIPVQYGAYMNIGGLGSVIKLMFAGLLFLLLVKFSFTRKLLTKYPEFFSAGHFTKKGPTQKQMDGTSFTMTFFGEGYSEGQDPQHGKPNVKICTEVKGPEPGYVATPIAMVQAAVCLLEEAAALPKQGGVYSPGAAFSKTNLIDRLNKQGVEFSVISKPEV; translated from the exons ATGGCGAAACAGACGCGGCTAGTGCTCAACTGTGTGGGCCCG TATAGGTTCTTTGGAGAGCCTGTGGTACAAGCTTGTGTTGAAAATGGTGCAAACTGCATTGACATCAGCGGAGAACCCCAG ttTCTGGAATCAATGTACCTGAAATacaacaaagcagctgctgaaaaGGGAGTATATATCATTGGAAGCTGTGGCTTTGACACTATACCAGCTGATATGGGAGTACTGTTCACCAGGGACAAGTTGAAAG gTACCTTAACTGCTGTCGAGAGTTTCCTGACTGTGAAGTCGGGGCCTGAG GGTTCTTGTGTACACGATGGGACCTGGAAGTCAGCAGTTTATGGCCTTGCAGATCAAGACAACCTGAGGAAGCTTCGGAAACAGATAGGATATGCTCCTGTTCCAGTAGTTGGTGCAAAACTTAAAGCAAG aggATTTGTGTTTTACAATCAGGAATTCAAGCAATACTCTGTTCGGTTCCTGGGGTCTGATGCTTCTGTTGTGAAACGGTCTCAGCGTTATTTGCACACAGAGCTGAAGGAAATACCT GTGCAGTATGGTGCTTACATGAACATCGGTGGTCTTGGCTCTGTTATCAAGCTGATGTTTGCTGGCcttctatttcttcttcttgtgaAATTCAGCTTTACAAGAAAACTTCTGACAAAA TACCcagaatttttctctgctggaCACTTCACAAAGAAAGGACCAACCCAGAAACAG ATGGATGGAACctcttttacaatgactttttTTGGTGAGGGTTACAGTGAGGGGCAAGATCCCCAGCATGGCAAACCAAATGTGAAGATCTGCACTGAAGTGAAAGGACcag agccTGGCTATGTAGCTACACCAATTGCAATGGTCCAAGCAGCTGTCTGTCTTTTGGAAgaggcagctgctctgcctaAACA GGGTGGTGTATATTCTCCAGGAGCTGCCTTCTCCAAAACAAATCTGATTGATCGCCTCAACAAACAAGGTGTTGAGTTCTCTGTTATTAGCAAGCCTGAAGTTTGA